GTTCTCATAACTGTATCTCTGAAAATATCCATTATCTCTGTCCGCAGTCTGTTTATTTTTTTCTGTCCATAGCTTCCGCTTTTATTAAGATATTCCCAATGGTTTTCAATGAGTTCCAGAAGCTCTGCTATTCCTGTATTATCTCTGCCAATTACGTTTAACACGGTCGGTCTGTACTCTTCACTTCTGTTGAAATCCAGCATTGCTTCTATCTCAGCAGCAGTACGCTCAGCACCATCTCTGTCAGATTTATTGACAGCAAATATATCCCCTATTTCCATAATGCCTGCCTTGATAGCTTGTATGTCATCCCCCAGCCCCGGCACCATAATCATAACCACTGTATCTGCAAGCTTTACAATATCAATTTCAGACTGACCCACGCCTACAGTCTCAATAAAAATGTAGTCCATCCCAAAGATATCCAAAACCTTGACAGCTCCATGAGCAGCCTTTGATAATCCTCCCAAGGCTCCTCTTGTGCCCATGCTTCTTATGAAAACTCCGGGATCAGTACTGAGATCAGTCATCCTAACTCTATCTCCCAGGATTGCTCCACCTGTAAATGGGCTCGTAGGGTCCACAGCTACAATGCCTACTTGTTTTCCTGCCTTTCGGAGCAGCTTGGCAAGCTTATCTGTTACAGTACTCTTTCCAGCTCCCGGCGGTCCGGTAATGCCTATTATTCTAGCATGTCCGGTCATACTGTAACACTCTTTAATTATTTGAACAGCTTCTGTATCTCCATTTTCCATCATGGATATCAGTCTAGCGGCAGCTCTTTTATCTTTTTTCAGTAAACCTGCCTTAACATCCATATTAATCCCCTATACGTTTCTCTTAATGTTTTCTTTTATAAAATCTATAGTCACTGACGTAGGAGTCCCCGGTGTAAATATCCCTGCAACACCTGCACTAATAAGACCTGGTATATCATCCTCAGGGATAACTCCTCCACCTACAACAAGAATGTCGTCAGCACCTTTTTCCTTAAGCAGATTGACAACCTTGGGGAAAAGGTGGTTGTGGGCTCCTGATAATATACTCATAGCTACACAATCTGCATCCTCCTGTATAGCTGTTTCAACTATCTGCTCAGGGGTCTGCCTAAGGCCGGTATATATTACCTCCATGCCTGCATCCCTAAGTGCTCTTGCAACAATCTTTGCACCCCTGTCATGACCATCAAGCCCGGGTTTAGCAACTACAACTCTTATAGGCCTATCCAAATTCATAACCTCCTTCAAATTATAACACTATCGACTGCTGGTACTCTCCAAATACTTCTCTAAGCACCCCGCAGATTTCTCCTAATGTAGCATAAACTTTAACTGCCTCCAGAATCAAAGGCATCAGGTTGTCATCACCTTGTGCAGCTTTTCTCATAGCCTCTAAAGCTGAATTCACCTTGCCATTATCTCTTTCACCGCGCAGTTTAGCAAGCTTCTTTTTTTGAAGCTCTCCAACTATCGGGTCAACTCTTAAGAGTCCTTTTGGAGCTCCTTCTTTAACTTGGAACTTATTCATTCCAACTACTATTCTGTCTCCTGCCTCTATTTCCTTCTGATATTTATATGCGCTGTCTTGTATCTCTTTCTGTATGTAGCCTCGGTCTATAGCCTTTGCAGCTCCGCCAAGCTCATCTATCTTGCTTATATATTCCTCTGCCTTCTGCTCTATCTGGTCTGTCAGGCTCTCTATATAATAAGATCCCGCGAGAGGGTCTGCTGTCTCAGTTACGCCGCTTTCATAAGCCACAATCTGTTGTGTCCTAAGAGCAATTCTTACTGAATCCTCTGTCGGAAGAGCAAGTGCCTCGTCCCTGGAGTTGGTATGAAGGGACTGAGTGCCTCCCAATACTGCTGCCAATGTCTGAATAGCAACCCTCACTATATTGTTGTCAGGCTGCTG
Above is a genomic segment from Clostridia bacterium containing:
- the meaB gene encoding methylmalonyl Co-A mutase-associated GTPase MeaB, which encodes MDVKAGLLKKDKRAAARLISMMENGDTEAVQIIKECYSMTGHARIIGITGPPGAGKSTVTDKLAKLLRKAGKQVGIVAVDPTSPFTGGAILGDRVRMTDLSTDPGVFIRSMGTRGALGGLSKAAHGAVKVLDIFGMDYIFIETVGVGQSEIDIVKLADTVVMIMVPGLGDDIQAIKAGIMEIGDIFAVNKSDRDGAERTAAEIEAMLDFNRSEEYRPTVLNVIGRDNTGIAELLELIENHWEYLNKSGSYGQKKINRLRTEIMDIFRDTVMRTVYNLGEGTNIIDELAQQVMERQLDPYSATDRLIDEFTKNRELNY
- a CDS encoding cobalamin B12-binding domain-containing protein translates to MDRPIRVVVAKPGLDGHDRGAKIVARALRDAGMEVIYTGLRQTPEQIVETAIQEDADCVAMSILSGAHNHLFPKVVNLLKEKGADDILVVGGGVIPEDDIPGLISAGVAGIFTPGTPTSVTIDFIKENIKRNV